CATGCTTGGCAGCGGCATGGCGTTTGCAAGCTGGGCAATTCCCCGTAAGCGCGACATCAAGGCGCGTGCCGAGGCGCAGGAAGTCCACCGTTCCGAACAGGCCGAGAAGGACAAGGAAAAGGATTCCGTCAAATCCATCCTGAAGACCGCCGAAATCGAACTGGTGCTGGGCAAGCAGGTTGCTACCAAGCTGCTCGGTTCGCACGAGGAACTGGCCTTCCGCGTTGCCAAGATGCGCAAGAAATTCGCCACCCAGTATGGCTTCGTGGTGCCGGAAATCAAGGTCACCGACGACATCTCGATCAAGGACAAGAGCTACCAGATCCGCATTCACGGCACCACGGTGGCAGCCAACGATTTGCGCGTCGGCGAGCTGATGGTGGTGCTTGCCGGCCCGCGCCGCCCCGCCATTCCCGGCGACGAAATCCGCGAGCCCGCCTTTGGCCTGCCGGCGTTGTCGGTGCCTGAAAACTTTGCCGAGGATCTCAAGCGCGAGGGCTTCCAGCCGATCGACAATGTTTCGGTGGTGCTGACCCATCTTTCGGAGGTCATTCGCAACAACTTGCCGCAATTGCTGTCCTACAAGGACATGAAGATCCTGATCGAACGGCTTGATCCGGAATACCGCAAGCTGGCTGATGAGATCTGCACCTCGCACATGTCCTATTCCGGCTTCCAGGCAGTACTCAAGCTGCTGCTGGCAGAGCGGGTCTCGATCCGCAACCTGCACCTCATACTCGAGGCCGTCGCCGAACTTGCCCCGCATGTGCGCAAGACCGAGCAGATCGTCGAACATGTGCGCATCCGCATGGCCCAGCAACTGTGCGGCGATATCGCCCGCAACGGCCAGCTCAATGTCCTCAGGCTCGGCAACAAGTGGGATCTGGCCTTCCACCAGGCGCTCAGGCGCGATCCCAAGGGCGAAGTCATCGAATTCGACATCGATCCGCGGATGCTCGAGGAGTTTTCCGAGCAGGCCACCACCGCAATCCGCACCCAGATGGACAAGGGGGTTCCGTTCGTGCTCGTCACCTCGCCTGACTCCCGGCCCTATGTGCGGATGATCATTGAACGGATCTTCGCCACGCTGCCAGTTCTCTCGCATGTCGAAATCGCCAAGGGCATCGAGATAAAGTTGCTCGGCTCGATCTCGTGATC
This DNA window, taken from Hoeflea algicola, encodes the following:
- the flhA gene encoding flagellar biosynthesis protein FlhA, yielding MADPQALAIQKTAFQGKDMGFAFGIVVILSILFLPIPAFLIDLGLAFSISFSVLILMVALWIRRPLDFSSFPTILLIATMMRLSLNIATTRVILSEGHLGPDAAGQVIGGFSQMVMSGDFVIGVIVFLILVTVNFIVITKGATRIAEVGARFTLDAIPGKQMAIDADLSAGMINEVEARDRRRELEQESSFFGSMDGASKFVRGDAIAGLLITGINMFGGVIIGYARHDMQIGEAADVFVRLSVGDGLVSQIPALIVSLAAGLLVSRGGQLGSTDEAVIDQLGGYPRALFAASGLLFLLALMPGLPFFPFFMLGSGMAFASWAIPRKRDIKARAEAQEVHRSEQAEKDKEKDSVKSILKTAEIELVLGKQVATKLLGSHEELAFRVAKMRKKFATQYGFVVPEIKVTDDISIKDKSYQIRIHGTTVAANDLRVGELMVVLAGPRRPAIPGDEIREPAFGLPALSVPENFAEDLKREGFQPIDNVSVVLTHLSEVIRNNLPQLLSYKDMKILIERLDPEYRKLADEICTSHMSYSGFQAVLKLLLAERVSIRNLHLILEAVAELAPHVRKTEQIVEHVRIRMAQQLCGDIARNGQLNVLRLGNKWDLAFHQALRRDPKGEVIEFDIDPRMLEEFSEQATTAIRTQMDKGVPFVLVTSPDSRPYVRMIIERIFATLPVLSHVEIAKGIEIKLLGSIS